The proteins below are encoded in one region of Streptomyces roseirectus:
- a CDS encoding phytoene/squalene synthase family protein translates to MLVRRWLDAAGITDPVLRHCYMVCAREASGLDGGRAGWAALRITPAAARPHVAALTAHGYRADACADTGPAEDRRRRLAEFTEATWAAFGAEGSHDPVLHATAHTYRTLGMPLSLIEDMFTGMRRDVDFRDFATYAELCRWSVQVGAGTFYGVMWAMAGTELSEVRPLVREFTELCQLADVLCDLSQDLDDGRLYLPLEDLDRFGVRPEDVKAKRWTPPMADLVAFEAARVTDRLPALAAELDRTPVGPFTRAVSKHFMLLAAGVPAAGQDVLHRPVQPPLGHFLDVWRPVMHAVIPC, encoded by the coding sequence ATGCTGGTGAGGCGATGGCTGGACGCGGCGGGAATCACCGATCCCGTCCTTCGGCACTGCTACATGGTGTGCGCGCGAGAGGCATCCGGTCTGGACGGAGGGCGCGCCGGCTGGGCCGCGCTGCGCATCACGCCCGCAGCGGCACGGCCTCATGTGGCGGCGCTGACGGCGCATGGGTACCGTGCCGACGCCTGTGCGGACACCGGGCCGGCGGAGGACCGCCGGCGTCGGCTCGCCGAGTTCACGGAGGCCACCTGGGCCGCATTCGGCGCCGAGGGCTCCCACGATCCCGTCCTGCACGCGACCGCGCACACCTACCGGACCTTGGGCATGCCGCTGTCCCTGATCGAGGACATGTTCACCGGGATGCGGCGCGACGTCGACTTCCGTGACTTCGCCACGTACGCGGAACTGTGCCGGTGGTCCGTGCAGGTCGGCGCCGGCACGTTCTACGGCGTCATGTGGGCCATGGCCGGTACCGAACTCTCCGAAGTGCGGCCGCTGGTGCGCGAGTTCACCGAACTGTGCCAGCTGGCCGACGTACTGTGCGACCTGTCGCAGGACCTCGACGACGGCCGCCTGTACCTCCCGCTGGAGGATCTCGACCGGTTCGGGGTGCGCCCCGAGGACGTCAAGGCGAAGCGGTGGACACCGCCCATGGCCGACCTCGTCGCGTTCGAGGCCGCGCGCGTCACCGACCGGCTGCCCGCCCTGGCCGCTGAACTGGACCGCACCCCCGTCGGCCCCTTCACCCGCGCGGTGAGCAAGCACTTCATGCTGCTCGCGGCCGGTGTCCCGGCCGCGGGACAGGACGTGCTGCACCGGCCGGTCCAACCGCCCCTGGGCCACTTCCTCGACGTGTGGCGCCCCGTCATGCACGCCGTCATCCCCTGCTGA
- a CDS encoding class I SAM-dependent methyltransferase, which translates to MSGEFRVRELVLGIQGLALLRNAVDGDETFVRERVADIRRFALAEPGEEKLPDGGAAVSELDAAQGYAAWSAVYDSLPSSYIEVEEPVVAQILDGIAPGVALDAACGTGRQTRALLGRGHRVIGVDQSPQMLDKARAHAPRAELRAGHLERLPLDDDSVDLAICSLAMTHLPDLTPGVAELARVVRPGGRIVVTDMHPFVIALQGQCHFVSGSELAFVRNHVHLPSSYLAAFHAAGLRVRACHEPLFNGRLAPGGYEEVIADAARAAWDGLPIVVVWDVEVPAEPGER; encoded by the coding sequence ATGAGCGGTGAATTCCGCGTACGGGAACTGGTGCTGGGAATCCAGGGGCTGGCGCTCCTGCGCAACGCCGTGGACGGCGACGAGACCTTCGTCCGGGAGCGCGTCGCGGACATCCGGCGTTTCGCGCTCGCCGAGCCGGGCGAGGAGAAACTGCCGGACGGCGGCGCCGCCGTCAGCGAACTCGACGCCGCGCAGGGGTACGCGGCCTGGTCGGCGGTGTACGACTCGCTGCCCAGCTCGTACATCGAGGTGGAGGAACCGGTCGTCGCCCAGATCCTCGACGGCATCGCGCCCGGGGTCGCCCTCGACGCCGCCTGCGGCACCGGGCGCCAGACCCGGGCGCTCCTCGGGCGCGGGCACCGTGTCATCGGCGTGGACCAGTCCCCGCAGATGCTGGACAAGGCCCGCGCGCACGCCCCGCGGGCCGAGCTGCGCGCCGGGCACCTGGAGCGGCTGCCGCTCGACGACGACAGCGTCGACCTGGCGATCTGCTCGCTGGCCATGACCCATCTGCCCGACCTCACCCCGGGCGTCGCGGAGTTGGCGCGGGTGGTGCGGCCGGGCGGGCGGATCGTCGTCACGGACATGCACCCGTTCGTGATCGCCCTCCAGGGGCAGTGCCACTTCGTCAGCGGCTCCGAGCTGGCCTTCGTCCGCAACCACGTCCATCTGCCGAGCAGCTATCTCGCGGCGTTCCACGCGGCGGGGCTGCGGGTGCGGGCCTGCCACGAGCCGCTGTTCAACGGGCGTCTCGCGCCCGGCGGTTACGAGGAGGTCATCGCGGACGCGGCCCGCGCCGCCTGGGACGGCCTGCCGATCGTCGTCGTCTGGGACGTCGAGGTCCCCGCCGAACCCGGGGAGCGCTGA
- a CDS encoding ABC transporter ATP-binding protein: protein MEVRDVRHAYGRREVLRGLDLDLRPGVLAGIVGENGAGKSTLLKILSGELRPLGGTVRHQGRFGYCPQDVVLNDALTVRQHLQFFRAALGLSDLRHAEEVMEVLRLTEYADERAGRLSGGTRQKLNLTLALMHDPQVLLLDEPYQGFDWDTYRRFWDLAARLRDAGRSVLVVSHLAYDAERLDELWRLEVGLLHPVTGVPA, encoded by the coding sequence GTGGAGGTTCGGGATGTGCGTCACGCGTACGGACGTCGGGAGGTCCTGCGGGGCTTGGACCTTGATCTGCGGCCCGGGGTGCTGGCCGGGATCGTCGGGGAGAACGGTGCGGGGAAGTCGACGCTGTTGAAGATCCTGTCCGGTGAGTTACGCCCGTTAGGGGGCACGGTCCGTCATCAGGGCCGTTTCGGCTACTGCCCGCAGGACGTGGTGCTCAACGACGCCCTGACCGTGCGGCAGCACCTGCAGTTCTTCCGTGCGGCGCTGGGGCTGTCGGATCTGCGGCACGCGGAGGAGGTCATGGAGGTGCTGCGGTTGACGGAGTACGCCGACGAGCGGGCCGGCCGGCTCAGTGGAGGGACCCGTCAGAAACTGAACCTGACGCTGGCGTTGATGCATGACCCTCAGGTGCTGCTGCTGGACGAGCCCTACCAGGGTTTCGACTGGGACACCTACCGGCGTTTCTGGGACTTGGCGGCACGGTTACGGGACGCGGGCCGCTCCGTGCTGGTCGTCTCGCACCTGGCCTACGACGCCGAACGCCTGGACGAGTTATGGCGACTTGAGGTCGGCCTTCTGCACCCGGTAACGGGGGTGCCGGCGTGA
- a CDS encoding N-acetyltransferase, with protein MALALVRHSERPGLWDRVPERFAGVVPEYNLHGDINGDYWNRLFTDFPEFQFLLYDDERDVIAGAGRSLPRTWDGTAPDLGPGLDDSIARAFADRDAGRAPGALVALGIEVAEDHQGRGLSKVLLDAMTGTARRAGLGAVLVPVRPTWKDRYALTPIDRYTAWTRDDGTPFDPWIRTQVGAGGAVAAASAHSSRITGTVAEWEEWTGLAFPEDGEYVFPGGLAPLRVDRSLDRGAYWEPAVWIVHKV; from the coding sequence ATGGCCCTGGCCCTGGTCCGGCACTCGGAGCGGCCCGGCCTGTGGGACCGCGTCCCCGAGCGGTTCGCCGGCGTGGTCCCCGAGTACAACCTGCACGGCGACATCAACGGCGACTACTGGAACCGGCTGTTCACGGATTTCCCGGAGTTCCAGTTCCTCCTGTACGACGACGAACGCGACGTGATCGCCGGCGCGGGCCGCTCCCTGCCCCGCACCTGGGACGGCACCGCACCGGACCTGGGCCCCGGCCTCGACGACTCGATCGCGCGGGCCTTCGCCGACCGCGACGCCGGCCGCGCACCGGGCGCGCTCGTCGCCCTCGGCATCGAGGTGGCCGAGGACCACCAGGGCCGGGGCCTGTCGAAGGTGCTGCTGGACGCGATGACAGGCACCGCCCGCCGCGCCGGGCTCGGCGCGGTCCTGGTCCCGGTGCGGCCCACCTGGAAGGACCGCTACGCCCTGACGCCGATCGACCGGTACACGGCGTGGACCCGCGACGACGGGACCCCGTTCGACCCGTGGATCCGCACGCAGGTCGGTGCGGGCGGCGCGGTCGCGGCGGCCTCCGCGCACTCCTCGCGGATCACGGGGACGGTCGCCGAGTGGGAGGAGTGGACGGGCCTCGCGTTCCCGGAGGACGGGGAGTACGTGTTCCCCGGCGGCCTCGCGCCGCTGCGGGTGGACCGCTCTCTCGACCGGGGGGCGTACTGGGAGCCGGCGGTGTGGATCGTCCACAAGGTCTAG
- a CDS encoding DUF998 domain-containing protein → MRVRIGYSAWIVGVVQFFVIHLIVESAWARPYSWARNNISDLGNVHCAVQPDPEPRYICSPEHGLMNVSFVALGALLVVGAALTGSALWRRGRAAAVARMLLAAAGVGFVLAGLAPADADENLHILGALFVMAAGNIGLVVAGSGLAEHLPATLRWGTSLLGVTALTAFGLFLSHHYLGLGMGGMERVAALPLLVWALAVGAHGLVRRAGRMRETVPAGRLSHAG, encoded by the coding sequence GTGAGAGTCCGGATCGGGTACTCGGCATGGATCGTCGGCGTGGTGCAGTTCTTCGTCATCCACCTGATCGTCGAGTCGGCGTGGGCCAGGCCGTACAGCTGGGCGCGGAACAACATCAGCGACCTGGGCAACGTGCACTGCGCTGTGCAGCCGGATCCTGAGCCGCGGTACATCTGTTCCCCCGAGCACGGCCTGATGAATGTCTCGTTCGTCGCGCTGGGAGCGCTGCTCGTCGTCGGTGCCGCCCTGACCGGTAGTGCCCTTTGGCGCCGGGGACGGGCCGCTGCCGTGGCGCGGATGCTGCTCGCCGCTGCCGGCGTGGGATTCGTGCTGGCCGGGCTGGCACCGGCGGACGCCGACGAGAACCTGCACATCCTGGGTGCCCTCTTCGTCATGGCGGCGGGCAACATCGGCCTCGTCGTGGCGGGGTCCGGCCTGGCGGAACACCTGCCGGCCACCCTGCGGTGGGGCACCAGCCTGCTGGGAGTCACCGCGCTCACGGCCTTCGGACTGTTCCTCTCCCACCACTACCTCGGCCTGGGCATGGGAGGCATGGAACGGGTCGCCGCCCTTCCCCTCCTGGTCTGGGCGCTTGCCGTCGGCGCCCATGGCCTCGTCCGGCGGGCGGGCCGTATGCGGGAGACGGTACCGGCGGGGCGTCTCAGCCACGCCGGTTGA
- a CDS encoding ABC transporter permease, with the protein MKRHLRLYVTAARFDLIEHARNRLAMVLVALFIPSWISLAHAVIPSQHVTFRLRATGRLLAPAGNQITQITGALNAVTLITGFMMFAVTFNGGRFDRRLAMAGYPRVHLVLAKTTSLTLASGSIAVYATAVICAAWSPRQPVQLAAALFCGAMTYGALGVVFGSLLRREVEGMFALVMTSLVDVGLQSPLAGGGTKSAAVRFLPTYGTMQAATAAGFTHRPLPGDLAVQILWFAGAALLGLLAFHRRTKDALTARRPWRPPWPPRHRRTARPAARTMSTPR; encoded by the coding sequence GTGAAGCGGCACCTGCGTCTGTACGTGACAGCGGCCCGCTTCGACCTGATCGAGCACGCCCGCAACAGGCTCGCGATGGTCCTGGTCGCCCTGTTCATCCCGTCCTGGATCAGCCTGGCGCACGCCGTCATCCCCAGCCAGCACGTGACCTTCAGGCTGCGCGCGACCGGCCGGCTCCTGGCACCGGCCGGCAACCAGATCACGCAGATCACCGGTGCCCTCAACGCCGTCACCCTGATCACCGGGTTCATGATGTTCGCCGTCACGTTCAACGGCGGACGCTTCGACCGCCGCCTGGCCATGGCCGGCTACCCCCGCGTCCATCTCGTCCTGGCCAAGACCACGTCGTTGACCCTGGCTTCCGGCAGCATCGCCGTCTACGCCACCGCGGTGATCTGCGCGGCCTGGAGCCCGCGCCAGCCTGTGCAGCTCGCCGCGGCCCTGTTCTGCGGAGCCATGACCTACGGCGCGCTCGGCGTCGTCTTCGGCTCCCTGCTGCGCCGGGAGGTGGAGGGCATGTTCGCCCTGGTCATGACCAGCCTCGTCGACGTCGGCCTGCAAAGTCCCCTGGCCGGCGGCGGCACGAAGAGCGCGGCCGTGCGGTTCCTGCCCACCTACGGCACGATGCAGGCCGCCACCGCCGCGGGCTTCACCCACCGGCCCCTGCCCGGCGATCTGGCCGTCCAGATCCTGTGGTTCGCCGGCGCCGCGCTCCTGGGCCTGCTCGCCTTCCACCGCCGCACCAAAGACGCCCTGACCGCACGGCGACCCTGGCGTCCGCCGTGGCCGCCCAGGCACCGACGAACCGCGCGCCCCGCGGCCCGGACCATGTCGACACCCCGCTGA
- a CDS encoding polyprenyl synthetase family protein: MSVAVTSADGTHIPLLEAELLRRVGSGDSLLELACLDALFPTGKLLRPVLCMESAESVGGTADQVLAFAAGIECLHVASLVHDDIIDQDPVRRGRASTIEQYGLAEALVAGDGLSMAGLAALLSCGPAEPVLHAARVTVDALRHMCQGLMRETEIRGDLTCGVPTVLDVMRAKTAALTGAACQAGAILAGAPPRQHQALRRYGEQLGMAFQIRDDLLPYTAEDRITGKTAISDVANLQPTLPVLLAYEAADETDRDRLTALFHGGTDPVTAHRDILAVLTRTGALAKAARMASTCAEQARAELTGLPRSTRLAELATSAADRQY, encoded by the coding sequence ATGTCCGTAGCCGTGACCTCAGCCGACGGCACACACATCCCGCTCCTGGAAGCCGAGTTGCTGCGCCGGGTGGGCAGCGGGGACAGCCTGCTGGAGTTAGCCTGCCTGGACGCGCTGTTCCCGACGGGCAAGCTCCTGCGCCCCGTCCTGTGCATGGAGTCGGCCGAATCCGTCGGCGGCACCGCCGACCAGGTGCTGGCCTTCGCCGCCGGCATCGAATGCCTCCATGTCGCCAGCCTCGTCCACGACGACATCATCGACCAGGACCCGGTGCGTCGCGGGCGCGCCTCCACCATCGAACAGTACGGCCTGGCCGAAGCCCTGGTGGCGGGCGACGGACTGTCGATGGCCGGACTCGCGGCCCTCCTCTCCTGCGGACCCGCCGAGCCCGTACTGCACGCGGCGCGCGTCACCGTCGACGCCCTGCGGCACATGTGCCAGGGCCTCATGCGCGAGACCGAGATCCGCGGCGACCTGACCTGCGGAGTACCGACCGTCCTGGACGTCATGCGGGCCAAGACCGCCGCGCTGACCGGCGCCGCCTGCCAGGCCGGGGCGATCCTCGCCGGAGCGCCCCCGCGGCAGCACCAGGCCCTGCGCCGGTACGGAGAACAGCTCGGCATGGCCTTCCAGATCCGTGACGACCTGCTCCCCTACACCGCCGAGGACCGGATCACCGGCAAGACGGCCATCAGCGACGTCGCCAACCTCCAGCCCACCCTGCCCGTCCTGCTCGCCTACGAGGCCGCCGACGAAACCGACCGCGACCGCCTCACCGCCCTGTTCCACGGCGGCACCGACCCCGTCACCGCGCACCGGGACATCCTCGCCGTGCTGACCCGGACCGGCGCTCTCGCCAAGGCGGCCCGGATGGCATCCACCTGCGCCGAACAGGCACGCGCCGAGCTCACCGGCCTGCCCCGCTCCACCCGGCTCGCCGAACTGGCCACGTCAGCAGCCGACCGTCAGTACTGA
- a CDS encoding class I SAM-dependent methyltransferase, which translates to MTELPVSPYLFDNSAPQGADRFAALEAAYDAVSRRQLELTGLAAGWRCLEVGGGGGSLGSWLGERVGPGGEVTVTDLDLRWAVRGERPDQVRLMRHDIVRDPLPEGAYDLVHARLVLMHLPDRHQVLNRLVTALRPGGWLVLEDFDCTPVRVLSDPGGGAGPLFEKVHGAVMRLLAGAGTDLGWGRHARGAMAKVGLTDLTESEHTEEWHGGGTEISLHRHNVAQTTDRLTSDEGISPDELARFDTLLENPSFAVSAYPLISVRGRRPHRMLCV; encoded by the coding sequence GTGACGGAGTTGCCCGTGTCCCCGTACCTCTTCGACAACTCGGCCCCGCAGGGGGCTGATCGTTTCGCCGCCCTGGAGGCGGCCTACGACGCCGTCTCGCGGCGACAACTGGAACTCACCGGTCTCGCCGCCGGCTGGCGCTGCCTGGAGGTCGGCGGGGGCGGTGGCTCGCTGGGGAGTTGGCTGGGGGAGCGGGTGGGGCCGGGCGGCGAGGTGACCGTCACCGATCTGGATCTGCGCTGGGCCGTCCGGGGCGAGCGGCCGGACCAGGTGCGTCTGATGCGGCACGACATCGTCCGCGACCCGCTCCCCGAGGGCGCCTACGACCTTGTCCACGCCCGGCTGGTGCTGATGCATCTCCCGGACCGGCACCAGGTGTTGAACCGGCTCGTGACGGCCCTGCGTCCCGGTGGGTGGCTGGTGCTGGAGGACTTCGACTGCACGCCTGTGCGCGTCCTCAGCGACCCGGGTGGCGGCGCGGGACCGCTCTTCGAGAAGGTCCACGGGGCGGTGATGCGCCTCCTCGCCGGGGCCGGAACCGACCTCGGCTGGGGACGGCACGCACGCGGAGCGATGGCCAAGGTCGGCCTGACGGATCTCACGGAGTCGGAACACACGGAGGAGTGGCACGGCGGGGGCACCGAGATCTCCCTGCACCGCCACAACGTCGCCCAGACCACCGACCGTCTGACGTCCGACGAGGGCATCTCACCCGACGAACTGGCCCGCTTCGACACGCTGTTGGAGAATCCGTCCTTCGCCGTCAGCGCCTACCCGCTGATCAGCGTGCGAGGCCGCCGCCCACACCGGATGCTGTGCGTCTGA
- a CDS encoding TIGR02677 family protein — protein MTSTPPEPPRTATGYAPFAHLTAPNAPLYRRVMSAFLVAKERFAVHLRPEDVYAALAPEHRPADPDAVATALDRLVGWGNLRADPDTSRVTAVEDFYRKRFIYQLTRAGEAAEQALSVYDEALGRRGALQAVALHDIVTQLKTLVVIAEEPDAAKAHLALSTLTARFEALAENARAFMGSLQRTIDLHDVDIEVFLAYKDRLIQYLERFIQDLITLGGRIAALIGELEDDDRVGALLRLAAAREAADAAPDEADSAEARAYERWTAKWSGLAAWFVSADGRESQARLLRGRALGAIPQLLAVVRQLNERRAGRSDRSADFRALARWFAEAPDDAARHRLWRAAFGLYPARHLTVDAATLDGRTARPVPASTSWAGAEPLRISPQLRRTGSYERRGKARRVQDRSAQRRHLAEIAARQTEEIAAARARLATGGTTRLSALGELDPLAFRLFLQLLGDALATWRPDTRTTTATSNDGTMEIRLTALSDGTTAEIRTPGGVFRGPDHTVEITPAEGRR, from the coding sequence ATGACGTCGACGCCTCCCGAACCCCCGCGCACCGCAACCGGATACGCCCCTTTCGCCCACCTCACCGCGCCCAACGCCCCCCTCTACCGCCGGGTGATGAGCGCGTTCCTCGTGGCCAAGGAGCGCTTCGCGGTGCACCTGCGGCCGGAGGACGTGTATGCGGCGCTGGCGCCGGAGCACCGCCCGGCCGACCCGGACGCCGTGGCCACCGCCCTCGACCGCCTGGTCGGATGGGGGAACCTGCGGGCGGATCCGGACACGTCACGGGTCACGGCGGTGGAGGACTTCTACCGCAAGCGTTTCATCTACCAGCTCACCCGGGCCGGGGAGGCGGCGGAGCAGGCGCTGTCGGTGTACGACGAGGCGCTGGGGCGGCGCGGCGCGCTCCAGGCGGTGGCCCTGCACGACATCGTCACGCAGCTCAAAACCCTCGTGGTGATCGCCGAGGAGCCGGACGCGGCGAAGGCGCACCTGGCGCTGTCCACGCTGACCGCCCGCTTCGAGGCACTGGCGGAGAACGCGCGCGCGTTCATGGGGTCCCTCCAGCGCACGATCGACCTGCACGACGTGGACATCGAGGTGTTCCTCGCCTACAAGGACCGGCTGATCCAGTACCTGGAGCGGTTCATCCAGGACCTGATCACCTTGGGCGGGCGGATCGCGGCGCTCATCGGCGAGTTGGAGGACGACGACCGGGTCGGCGCGCTGCTGCGTCTCGCGGCGGCCCGGGAGGCGGCCGACGCCGCTCCGGACGAGGCCGACAGCGCCGAGGCGCGGGCGTACGAGCGGTGGACGGCGAAGTGGTCGGGGCTCGCCGCCTGGTTCGTGTCGGCGGACGGCCGCGAGTCGCAGGCGAGGCTGCTGCGGGGCCGCGCCCTCGGGGCGATCCCGCAACTCCTGGCGGTGGTCCGGCAGTTGAACGAGCGGCGGGCCGGACGTTCGGACCGCTCGGCGGACTTCCGCGCCCTGGCCCGCTGGTTCGCCGAGGCCCCCGACGACGCGGCGCGCCACCGTCTGTGGCGGGCGGCGTTCGGGCTGTACCCGGCGCGTCACCTCACCGTCGACGCCGCCACCCTCGATGGGCGCACGGCCCGCCCGGTGCCCGCGTCCACCTCCTGGGCCGGCGCCGAACCGCTGCGGATCAGCCCCCAGTTGCGCCGCACCGGCAGCTACGAGCGGCGCGGCAAGGCCCGCCGGGTGCAGGACCGTTCCGCGCAGCGGCGCCACCTCGCCGAGATCGCCGCGCGCCAGACGGAGGAGATAGCGGCGGCCCGAGCCCGCCTCGCGACCGGCGGCACGACCCGGCTGTCCGCGCTCGGCGAACTGGACCCGCTCGCCTTCCGCCTCTTCCTCCAACTGCTCGGCGACGCCCTCGCCACCTGGCGGCCCGACACGAGGACGACCACCGCGACCAGCAACGACGGCACGATGGAGATCCGGCTCACCGCCCTGTCCGACGGGACGACGGCCGAGATCCGCACCCCCGGCGGTGTCTTCCGCGGCCCCGACCACACCGTCGAGATCACCCCCGCGGAAGGCCGGCGATGA
- a CDS encoding trypsin-like serine peptidase, translating to MRFRHGWLSVVVLGLSAGTLGAGPASAASGPSLREEERYWTADRMVDAVPAEAAPHAVPYTLDGKTAVRTPPAGTPDPEHFAGHPTVGTFFFDSRPLGGRSTFCTGGVVHTAAKDIVLTAGHCALGMVKATHRIFVPKYVSGKPATAQPYGVFPVTRLYIDPRYEANTKKPVSDLDLAFAQAGPDGRGRKMEDVTGALTFTPSTGYTRKVTVLGYPSADSVNPQHAPIRCPVVTTRLAGFAQLSMACTGFYGGVSGGPWIENYDPAHGTGKVIGITGGYNGGGNDTDDHWVSYAPLFGKDAKALFDDAAAHRAVSPRPPYQPPTSTPQPLVFTRATWKHAVGMTAGYYTGGSRHMDLIVRWDDGEVTLYQGGNDPAHPFVAESRLAASKSIWTKAVSMTTVNTGGTTDGLAVRWTDGEMTLYPGVDTKGFHDERQLAPPGTALWRDNARLMTGGRFTPDGNRDDLLVTFKDGHVSLFTALTANGLRKQTPITPTNTVWPHAGQLTTGSFTGGPTDDVLVRWSDGETTLYPALTAGSLPPETQLRPANSPWKDAAVVTAGAFTADTSADDVLVRWSDGRLSLFTDVDGNGLHTETPLTAK from the coding sequence TTGCGTTTCAGACATGGATGGCTGTCGGTTGTGGTGCTCGGGCTGAGTGCGGGCACGCTGGGCGCCGGTCCGGCATCCGCCGCCTCAGGACCGAGCCTGCGTGAGGAGGAGCGGTACTGGACGGCGGACCGCATGGTTGACGCCGTTCCCGCGGAAGCCGCGCCGCATGCCGTTCCGTACACCCTCGACGGCAAGACCGCCGTCCGGACGCCCCCGGCCGGTACCCCCGACCCCGAGCACTTCGCGGGGCACCCGACGGTCGGGACGTTCTTCTTCGACAGCAGACCGCTGGGCGGCAGGAGCACGTTCTGCACGGGGGGCGTAGTCCACACGGCGGCCAAGGACATCGTCCTGACGGCCGGTCACTGTGCGCTCGGCATGGTGAAGGCCACGCACCGGATCTTCGTGCCGAAGTACGTCAGCGGTAAGCCGGCGACCGCGCAGCCTTACGGGGTCTTCCCGGTGACGCGGCTGTACATCGACCCCCGGTACGAGGCGAACACCAAGAAGCCCGTCTCCGACCTCGATCTGGCGTTCGCGCAGGCGGGTCCCGACGGCCGGGGCAGGAAGATGGAGGACGTCACGGGGGCGCTGACGTTCACCCCGTCCACCGGATACACGCGCAAGGTCACCGTCCTCGGCTATCCCAGCGCCGACAGCGTCAACCCGCAGCACGCTCCCATCCGTTGCCCCGTCGTCACCACACGGCTCGCGGGGTTCGCCCAGCTGAGCATGGCCTGCACCGGCTTCTACGGCGGCGTTTCCGGCGGACCCTGGATCGAGAACTACGACCCCGCTCACGGAACCGGCAAGGTCATCGGCATCACCGGCGGCTACAACGGCGGCGGCAACGACACCGACGACCACTGGGTGAGCTACGCCCCGCTCTTCGGCAAGGACGCCAAGGCCCTCTTCGACGACGCCGCCGCCCACCGTGCGGTGAGCCCGAGGCCGCCGTACCAGCCGCCGACGTCCACCCCGCAGCCGCTCGTCTTCACCCGCGCCACCTGGAAGCACGCGGTGGGGATGACGGCGGGCTACTACACGGGCGGCTCCCGCCACATGGACCTGATCGTGCGCTGGGACGACGGTGAGGTCACCCTCTACCAGGGCGGCAACGACCCCGCGCACCCCTTCGTCGCCGAGTCCCGGCTCGCGGCGAGCAAGAGCATCTGGACCAAGGCCGTCTCCATGACGACCGTCAACACCGGCGGGACGACGGACGGACTGGCCGTGCGCTGGACCGACGGCGAGATGACTCTCTACCCCGGCGTCGACACCAAGGGCTTCCACGACGAGCGCCAACTCGCCCCACCTGGCACCGCTTTGTGGCGTGACAACGCCCGCCTGATGACCGGCGGACGCTTCACACCCGACGGCAACCGCGACGACCTCCTCGTCACCTTCAAGGACGGCCACGTCTCCCTCTTCACCGCCCTCACCGCGAACGGCCTGCGCAAGCAGACACCGATCACCCCCACCAACACCGTCTGGCCCCACGCCGGCCAGCTGACCACCGGCTCCTTCACCGGCGGTCCCACGGATGACGTCCTCGTCCGCTGGAGCGACGGCGAAACCACCCTCTACCCCGCCCTCACCGCCGGCAGCCTGCCTCCCGAAACCCAGCTCCGCCCCGCCAACTCCCCCTGGAAGGACGCCGCTGTCGTCACGGCGGGCGCCTTCACCGCCGACACCAGCGCCGACGACGTCCTCGTCCGCTGGAGCGACGGCCGGCTCAGCCTGTTCACGGACGTCGACGGCAACGGCCTTCACACCGAGACACCCCTCACCGCGAAGTGA